A DNA window from Streptomyces parvus contains the following coding sequences:
- a CDS encoding carbohydrate ABC transporter permease — MTALAAPPTAPEKGGPSQNPPPGRRIGRGGAGRTMKGGWLSYLILGFALLISAFPFYWTIVAASRSNADMAKVPPSLLPGPNLIKNFEQVLEEADIGKALLNSLIVSGSITVGTVLCCTLAGFAFAKLKFKGRGALLTLTVGTMMIPPQLGVIPLFMLIAELQWVNQLQAVILPGLVSAFGVFFMRQYLVQSLPDELIEAARVDGASTARIFWSIVVPIARPGMAVLGMLTFMTAWNDFFWPIIALSSQEPTVQVALRQLGGGYVNDQSVIMAGTLLGTLPVLLVFGLLGRQIVGGIMQGAVKG; from the coding sequence ATGACCGCGCTCGCCGCACCGCCGACCGCGCCCGAGAAGGGCGGCCCGTCGCAGAACCCGCCGCCGGGCAGGCGCATCGGCCGGGGAGGCGCGGGCCGCACGATGAAGGGCGGCTGGCTCTCCTACCTCATCCTCGGCTTCGCGCTGCTGATCTCGGCGTTCCCGTTCTACTGGACGATCGTCGCGGCCAGCCGGTCCAACGCGGACATGGCGAAAGTCCCGCCGAGCCTGCTGCCGGGCCCGAATCTGATCAAGAACTTCGAGCAGGTCCTCGAAGAGGCGGACATCGGCAAGGCGCTGCTGAACTCGCTGATCGTGTCGGGTTCCATCACCGTCGGCACGGTCCTGTGCTGCACGCTGGCCGGATTCGCCTTCGCCAAGCTGAAGTTCAAGGGCCGGGGCGCCCTGCTGACGCTGACGGTCGGGACGATGATGATCCCGCCGCAGCTCGGCGTGATCCCGCTCTTCATGCTGATCGCCGAACTCCAGTGGGTGAACCAGCTCCAGGCGGTGATCCTGCCGGGCCTGGTCTCGGCCTTCGGCGTCTTCTTCATGCGCCAGTACCTGGTGCAGTCGCTGCCGGACGAGCTGATCGAGGCGGCCCGGGTGGACGGCGCGTCCACCGCGCGCATCTTCTGGTCGATCGTGGTCCCGATCGCGCGGCCGGGGATGGCGGTCCTCGGGATGCTCACCTTCATGACGGCGTGGAACGACTTCTTCTGGCCGATCATCGCGCTGTCCTCGCAGGAGCCGACCGTGCAGGTCGCGCTGCGCCAGCTCGGCGGCGGGTACGTCAACGACCAGTCGGTGATCATGGCCGGCACGCTGCTCGGCACGCTGCCGGTGCTGCTGGTCTTCGGCCTGCTGGGCCGGCAGATCGTCGGCGGCATCATGCAGGGCGCGGTGAAGGGCTGA
- a CDS encoding carbohydrate ABC transporter permease, with protein sequence MSLTATAKAGPRSPAGTGPGPDDGRAAALRRTWRKASPYAYIAPFFTLFLAFGLFPLLYTAFVSLYRVELQTSGEMEWRGIANYTALFTDEYFWTSLRNTFTIGVLSTVPQLAMALGLAHLLNYKLRGRTFIRTAILLPYATSVAAATLVFAQLFGKDFGLINYVIGLVGFDPVDWQTGTVASQIAVSSIVIWRWTGYNALIYLAGMQSIPHELYEAAEMDGASRWRQFVHVTLPGLRPTIVFTVIISTIGATQLFGEPLLFEGSISGGISHQYQTLGLYMYEQGWGFFHLGRAAAIAWVMFVLIVVLVGANALIARRRARKEAGR encoded by the coding sequence GTGTCCCTCACCGCCACCGCGAAGGCCGGGCCCCGCAGCCCCGCCGGAACCGGGCCCGGCCCCGACGACGGCCGGGCCGCCGCGCTCCGGCGCACCTGGCGCAAGGCCTCCCCTTACGCCTACATCGCCCCGTTCTTCACGCTCTTCCTGGCCTTCGGCCTCTTCCCGCTCCTCTACACCGCGTTCGTCTCGCTCTACCGGGTCGAGCTCCAGACGAGCGGCGAGATGGAGTGGCGGGGCATCGCCAACTACACGGCGCTGTTCACCGACGAGTACTTCTGGACCTCGCTGCGCAACACGTTCACGATCGGCGTGCTGTCCACGGTCCCGCAGCTCGCGATGGCGCTGGGCCTCGCGCACCTGCTCAACTACAAGCTGCGCGGCCGGACCTTCATCCGGACCGCGATCCTGCTCCCGTACGCGACCTCCGTGGCCGCGGCCACGCTCGTCTTCGCGCAGCTCTTCGGCAAGGACTTCGGGCTGATCAACTACGTGATCGGGCTGGTCGGCTTCGACCCGGTGGACTGGCAGACCGGCACGGTGGCGTCGCAGATCGCGGTGTCGTCGATCGTCATCTGGCGGTGGACCGGCTACAACGCGCTGATCTATCTGGCGGGCATGCAGTCGATCCCGCACGAGCTGTACGAGGCGGCGGAGATGGACGGGGCGTCACGCTGGCGCCAGTTCGTCCACGTCACCCTGCCCGGCCTGCGTCCCACGATCGTCTTCACCGTCATCATCTCGACGATCGGCGCGACACAGCTCTTCGGTGAACCGCTGCTGTTCGAGGGGTCGATCTCGGGCGGTATCTCGCACCAGTACCAGACCCTCGGCCTGTACATGTACGAGCAGGGCTGGGGCTTCTTCCACCTGGGCCGGGCCGCGGCCATCGCCTGGGTGATGTTCGTCCTCATCGTGGTGCTCGTCGGGGCCAACGCTCTGATCGCGCGCCGCCGCGCACGCAAGGAGGCCGGCCGATGA
- a CDS encoding ABC transporter substrate-binding protein, giving the protein MPIARAAKRATARLGAVVLAGALLAACGSSDSSDSSDSAGGKVTLNVDLFGSFGFKEAGLYEEYQKLNPNITIKQSDTQDEADYWKSLQTRLAGGGGLADVQGVEVGRIASVTQQQSDKFQDLKEFGADKLKGEFAEAKWSAATTKDGKILGLGTDVGPEAMCYRTDLFKEAGLPTDREELASRWATWDGYLELGKEYKKKAPAKSAWLDSVGSLYGIMIGQEKERYYDASGELIYDKNPAVKEAWDTSVEAAEAGLSAKLDQWSPQWNQAFAAGSFATIPCPAWMLGYIKGQAGDGGQGKWDIAKLPGGAGNWGGSYLSIPRAAEHKEEAYKLIEWLTAPEQQAKVFQKQGNFPSSTGAIETIADAEDEYFSGAPIGQIFGDAAKESPVQVLGVHDQNVMQQITNALSEVERKGVSSDKAWGTAKKGVDNVIG; this is encoded by the coding sequence ATGCCCATCGCCCGAGCCGCCAAGAGAGCCACCGCCCGCCTCGGCGCGGTCGTCCTCGCCGGGGCCCTCCTCGCCGCCTGTGGATCCAGCGACTCGTCGGACTCCTCCGACAGCGCGGGCGGGAAGGTCACGCTCAACGTCGACCTCTTCGGGTCCTTCGGCTTCAAGGAGGCCGGCCTGTACGAGGAGTACCAGAAGCTCAACCCGAACATCACGATCAAGCAGAGCGACACCCAGGACGAGGCGGACTACTGGAAGTCGCTCCAGACCCGGCTCGCGGGCGGCGGCGGCCTGGCGGACGTGCAGGGCGTGGAGGTGGGCCGTATCGCGTCGGTCACCCAGCAGCAGTCCGACAAGTTCCAGGACCTGAAGGAGTTCGGGGCCGACAAGCTCAAGGGCGAGTTCGCCGAGGCCAAGTGGTCGGCGGCGACCACCAAGGACGGCAAGATCCTGGGCCTCGGCACGGACGTGGGCCCCGAGGCGATGTGCTACCGCACGGACCTCTTCAAGGAGGCCGGGCTCCCCACGGACCGCGAGGAGCTCGCATCGAGGTGGGCCACGTGGGACGGCTACCTGGAGCTGGGCAAGGAGTACAAGAAGAAGGCCCCCGCCAAGAGCGCCTGGCTGGACAGCGTCGGATCGCTCTACGGGATCATGATCGGCCAGGAGAAGGAGCGCTACTACGACGCCTCCGGCGAGCTGATCTACGACAAGAACCCGGCGGTCAAGGAAGCCTGGGACACCTCCGTCGAGGCGGCCGAGGCGGGCCTGAGCGCCAAGCTCGACCAGTGGTCCCCGCAGTGGAACCAGGCGTTCGCCGCCGGTTCCTTCGCCACCATCCCCTGCCCGGCCTGGATGCTCGGCTACATCAAGGGCCAGGCCGGTGACGGCGGCCAGGGCAAGTGGGACATCGCCAAGCTGCCCGGCGGCGCGGGCAACTGGGGCGGCTCGTACCTCTCCATCCCGCGTGCGGCCGAGCACAAGGAGGAGGCGTACAAGCTGATCGAGTGGCTGACCGCCCCCGAGCAGCAGGCGAAGGTCTTCCAGAAGCAGGGGAACTTCCCGTCCTCGACGGGCGCCATCGAGACGATCGCGGACGCCGAGGACGAGTACTTCTCGGGCGCGCCGATCGGCCAGATCTTCGGTGACGCGGCGAAGGAGTCCCCGGTCCAGGTGCTGGGTGTGCACGACCAGAACGTGATGCAGCAGATCACGAACGCGCTGAGCGAGGTCGAGCGCAAGGGTGTGTCGTCGGACAAGGCGTGGGGGACGGCGAAGAAGGGCGTGGACAACGTGATCGGCTGA